The following coding sequences lie in one Saccharopolyspora hordei genomic window:
- the purH gene encoding bifunctional phosphoribosylaminoimidazolecarboxamide formyltransferase/IMP cyclohydrolase, translating to MTANSQERRAVRRALIGVSDKSGLLELATGLHAAGVEIVSTGGTARAIADAGVPVTPVEELTGFPEALDGRVKTLHPRVHAGLLADLRRQEHADQLRDLGIAPFDLLVVNLYPFVQTVASGAGQDEVIEQIDIGGPAMVRAAAKNHANVAVVVDPNRYEWVLEQVREGGFTLEDRVELAAAAFRHTASYDVAVASWMSKVPTGDDSVFPGWIGETWERRSALRYGENPHQPAALYVSGGEATGLAAAAQLHGKEMSYNNYVDADAAWRAAHDHREPCVAIIKHANPCGIAVAEDIAVAHRKAHECDPVSAYGGVIATNREVTVEMAEQVAEIFTEVIVAPGYADGAVDVLSKKKNIRILTAQPPKSGRVEMRAISGGMLVQGSDAIDAEGDDPANWTLAAGSPADEATLADLEFAWRACRAVKSNAILLANDGATVGVGMGQVNRVDSARLAVSRAGDRAKGSVAASDAFFPFADGPQVLLDAGVRAIVQPGGSVRDADTIAAAEAAGVPLYFTGTRHFAH from the coding sequence GTGACCGCGAACTCGCAGGAGCGGCGTGCCGTTCGCCGCGCGCTGATCGGTGTGTCGGACAAGTCGGGGCTGCTGGAGCTGGCCACCGGGCTGCACGCCGCCGGCGTGGAGATCGTGTCCACCGGTGGCACCGCTCGCGCCATCGCGGACGCCGGTGTCCCGGTGACCCCGGTCGAGGAGCTCACCGGCTTCCCGGAGGCGCTCGACGGCCGGGTCAAGACCCTGCACCCGCGGGTGCACGCCGGCCTGCTCGCCGACCTGCGCCGCCAGGAGCACGCCGACCAGCTGCGCGACCTGGGCATCGCCCCGTTCGACCTGCTGGTCGTGAACCTTTACCCGTTCGTGCAGACGGTGGCCTCGGGCGCCGGGCAGGACGAGGTGATCGAGCAGATCGACATCGGCGGACCGGCGATGGTGCGCGCCGCCGCGAAGAACCACGCGAACGTCGCGGTCGTCGTCGACCCCAACCGGTACGAGTGGGTGCTGGAGCAGGTCCGGGAGGGCGGCTTCACGCTGGAGGACCGGGTCGAGCTGGCGGCCGCCGCGTTCCGGCACACCGCGTCCTACGACGTCGCGGTGGCGTCCTGGATGAGCAAGGTCCCGACCGGGGACGACTCGGTCTTCCCCGGCTGGATCGGGGAGACCTGGGAGCGCCGCTCCGCGCTGCGCTACGGCGAGAACCCGCACCAGCCCGCCGCGCTGTACGTCTCCGGCGGTGAGGCCACCGGCCTCGCGGCCGCGGCCCAGCTGCACGGCAAGGAGATGTCGTACAACAACTACGTCGACGCCGACGCGGCCTGGCGCGCGGCGCACGACCACCGCGAGCCGTGCGTGGCGATCATCAAGCACGCCAACCCGTGCGGCATCGCGGTGGCCGAGGACATCGCCGTGGCGCACCGCAAGGCGCACGAGTGCGACCCGGTCAGCGCGTACGGCGGCGTCATCGCGACGAACCGCGAGGTCACGGTGGAGATGGCCGAGCAGGTGGCCGAGATCTTCACCGAGGTCATCGTGGCCCCCGGCTACGCCGACGGCGCGGTCGACGTGCTGAGCAAGAAGAAGAACATCCGCATCCTGACCGCGCAGCCGCCGAAGAGCGGCCGGGTCGAGATGCGGGCGATCTCCGGCGGCATGCTGGTGCAGGGCTCCGACGCCATCGACGCCGAGGGCGACGACCCGGCCAACTGGACGCTGGCCGCCGGTTCCCCGGCGGACGAGGCCACCCTGGCCGACCTCGAGTTCGCCTGGCGCGCCTGCCGCGCGGTGAAGTCCAACGCGATCCTGCTGGCCAACGACGGCGCCACCGTCGGCGTGGGCATGGGCCAGGTGAACCGGGTCGACTCCGCGCGCCTGGCGGTCTCCCGGGCGGGCGACCGGGCGAAGGGCTCGGTGGCCGCGTCCGACGCGTTCTTCCCGTTCGCCGACGGTCCGCAGGTGCTGCTGGACGCCGGGGTGCGCGCCATCGTGCAGCCCGGTGGGTCGGTCCGGGACGCCGACACCATCGCCGCCGCCGAGGCGGCCGGGGTGCCGCTCTACTTCACCGGGACGCGCCACTTCGCGCACTGA
- the sucC gene encoding ADP-forming succinate--CoA ligase subunit beta: MDLYEYQAKELFASHGVPTLPGTVVTDPQGAKAAAAELGGPVVIKAQVKTGGRGKAGGVKLAETPEEAETKAEAILGLDIKGHVTRKVLVTTASDIADEYYFSFLLDRANRNFLAMASVEGGMEIEEVAATKPEALAKVAIDPIQGVDKAKAQEIVAAAKFPAEVADQVADVIVQLWETFVAEDATLVEVNPLVKDPQGKIIALDGKVSLDDNASFRQEKQAELVDKEAENPLEAKAKAKGLNYVKLDGEVGIIGNGAGLVMSTLDVVAYAGEKHNGVKPANFLDIGGGASAEVMAAGLDVILNDPAVKSVFVNVFGGITACDAVANGIVQALQILGDEATKPLVVRLDGNNVDEGRRILAEANHPAVTMVDTMDGAADKAAELAAGA, from the coding sequence GTGGACCTGTACGAGTACCAGGCGAAGGAACTCTTCGCCTCCCACGGCGTGCCGACGCTGCCCGGCACCGTGGTGACCGATCCCCAAGGGGCCAAGGCAGCCGCTGCAGAACTGGGCGGGCCCGTCGTGATCAAGGCTCAGGTGAAGACCGGGGGTCGTGGCAAGGCCGGTGGCGTGAAGCTGGCCGAGACCCCGGAGGAGGCCGAGACCAAGGCCGAGGCGATCCTCGGGCTGGACATCAAGGGCCACGTCACGCGCAAGGTGCTGGTCACCACCGCCTCCGACATCGCTGACGAGTACTACTTCTCGTTCCTCCTCGACCGCGCCAACCGCAACTTCCTCGCCATGGCCTCCGTCGAGGGCGGCATGGAGATCGAAGAGGTCGCCGCCACCAAGCCCGAGGCGCTGGCGAAGGTCGCGATCGACCCGATCCAGGGCGTCGACAAGGCGAAGGCGCAGGAGATCGTCGCCGCCGCCAAGTTCCCGGCCGAGGTCGCCGACCAGGTCGCGGACGTGATCGTCCAGCTGTGGGAGACCTTCGTCGCCGAGGACGCCACGCTCGTCGAGGTCAACCCGCTGGTCAAGGACCCGCAGGGCAAGATCATCGCGTTGGACGGCAAGGTCAGCCTGGACGACAACGCCTCGTTCCGCCAGGAGAAGCAGGCCGAGCTGGTCGACAAGGAAGCCGAGAACCCGCTCGAGGCGAAGGCCAAGGCCAAGGGCCTCAACTACGTCAAGCTGGACGGCGAGGTCGGCATCATCGGCAACGGTGCCGGTCTGGTCATGTCCACGCTGGACGTCGTCGCCTACGCCGGTGAGAAGCACAACGGCGTCAAGCCGGCCAACTTCCTGGACATCGGTGGCGGTGCGTCCGCCGAGGTGATGGCGGCCGGTCTGGACGTCATCCTCAACGACCCGGCGGTGAAGTCGGTGTTCGTCAACGTCTTCGGTGGCATCACCGCCTGCGACGCCGTCGCCAACGGCATCGTGCAGGCGCTGCAGATCCTGGGCGACGAGGCCACCAAGCCGCTGGTCGTCCGCCTCGACGGCAACAACGTCGACGAGGGCCGCCGCATCCTGGCCGAGGCCAACCACCCGGCCGTGACGATGGTGGACACCATGGACGGCGCGGCCGACAAGGCCGCCGAGCTGGCTGCGGGGGCATGA
- a CDS encoding DUF5336 domain-containing protein codes for MSAPYPPSRKSSAGGPALGLKEILALVAAGAGLVGYLIGFFSEIVGVLLGSLVGFSFITAAALAGLRFVPKTPNALFAAAPLSTYATLALLQDLLSGTAGGIVVVLLLLAAAQLAGVLGILLIDGGVIAAPEKSGSADGPASGGQPAPFPPGGPGAPGGPGGWSPAAPPAQPGQFAPASGGWSPATGGQPQPGGWNPSSGGSPTQSGPIGKPAPGGQHPGAGGQSGPGGQPGPGGQSGPGGPGAPSAPSGQGSPDSSGQNQSSGQGGQSGQSGQGSGPQGTQQMPHPGLNPPGF; via the coding sequence ATGTCCGCCCCCTATCCCCCGTCGCGGAAGTCCAGCGCAGGCGGTCCCGCGCTCGGCCTCAAGGAGATCCTGGCGCTGGTCGCGGCCGGGGCCGGTCTGGTCGGATACCTGATCGGCTTCTTCAGCGAGATCGTCGGCGTGCTCCTCGGCAGCCTCGTCGGCTTCTCGTTCATCACCGCGGCGGCGCTGGCCGGTCTGCGGTTCGTGCCGAAGACGCCGAACGCGCTCTTCGCGGCCGCGCCGCTGTCCACCTACGCCACCCTCGCGCTGCTCCAGGACCTCCTCAGCGGCACCGCCGGTGGCATCGTCGTGGTGCTCCTGCTGCTGGCCGCCGCGCAGCTGGCCGGTGTGCTGGGCATCCTGTTGATCGACGGCGGGGTCATCGCCGCCCCCGAGAAGTCCGGCTCCGCTGACGGGCCCGCCTCCGGTGGCCAGCCTGCCCCGTTCCCGCCCGGTGGCCCCGGTGCACCCGGCGGTCCCGGCGGGTGGAGCCCCGCCGCGCCGCCCGCGCAGCCCGGGCAGTTCGCCCCGGCGAGCGGGGGCTGGAGCCCGGCCACCGGTGGTCAGCCGCAGCCGGGCGGGTGGAACCCGTCCTCCGGTGGTTCGCCGACCCAGTCCGGCCCGATCGGCAAGCCCGCCCCCGGCGGGCAGCACCCCGGCGCCGGTGGTCAGTCCGGTCCCGGTGGTCAGCCTGGTCCCGGTGGTCAGTCCGGTCCGGGTGGGCCGGGCGCCCCGAGCGCTCCGTCCGGGCAGGGCTCCCCGGACTCGAGCGGTCAGAACCAGTCTTCCGGCCAGGGCGGCCAGAGCGGCCAGTCCGGGCAGGGCAGCGGCCCGCAGGGCACGCAGCAGATGCCGCACCCCGGCCTCAACCCGCCGGGGTTCTGA
- the purN gene encoding phosphoribosylglycinamide formyltransferase: MVVLVSGSGTLLQALLDAASSPDYPVQVVAVGADRDGIEGLARAERAGVPTFVRRVKDHPSREDWDRALTEACAEHEPDLVVSAGFMKLVGADFLARFHGRYLNSHPALLPSFPGMHGARDALEYGVRITGCTLFVVDAGVDTGPILAQEAVRVRPDDDEASLHERIKAVERRLLVDTLEQLALHGWTVQGRKVSIP, encoded by the coding sequence GTGGTCGTGCTGGTCTCCGGTTCGGGCACGCTGTTGCAAGCCCTGCTCGACGCGGCCAGCTCGCCCGACTACCCGGTGCAGGTGGTCGCGGTCGGCGCGGACCGGGACGGCATCGAAGGGCTCGCTCGGGCTGAGCGCGCAGGGGTGCCCACCTTCGTCCGCCGGGTCAAGGACCACCCGAGCCGGGAGGACTGGGACCGCGCACTGACCGAGGCCTGCGCCGAGCACGAACCGGACCTGGTGGTCTCCGCCGGGTTCATGAAGCTCGTCGGCGCGGACTTCCTGGCGCGCTTCCACGGCCGGTACCTCAACAGCCACCCGGCCCTGCTGCCCTCGTTCCCCGGCATGCACGGGGCGCGCGACGCGCTCGAGTACGGGGTGCGGATCACGGGCTGCACGTTGTTCGTGGTCGACGCCGGTGTGGACACCGGGCCGATCCTCGCCCAGGAGGCGGTCCGGGTGCGGCCCGACGACGACGAGGCGAGCTTGCACGAGCGGATCAAGGCCGTCGAGCGGCGGTTGCTGGTCGACACCCTGGAACAGCTGGCGTTGCACGGTTGGACCGTGCAGGGACGGAAGGTGAGTATCCCGTGA
- a CDS encoding cell division protein PerM — MSVLESIPHAIADGPRERRLGLRWWLLLGATCTVLLAGYLVSAGLIALVMATATDAVFDPVVVLLAALPGWLALHQSALTITGAPLSVLPLLPTAGVVLMIAAASAWVARRSKLRRPDQAWPLIATMGLGHAGVGAAIALVLDWPFRVVPVDAFLSCGAVATVAATAGVANRCGLIYLVWERVGAQVWSGLRIGLLALAAVVAAGGAVLLVGIGTSAPGMVAAMSRAGDEGDAIGTSLLSLLYVPNGVLAGWAFAAGTGLSLGELSAQPLGSAPSREPLPDLPLLAVLPSHAGVGWSAVAMALPLAVGALVGVACRRVSGSTSHRLLAVGVASCVAALGTLVLAFAAGGELGGGPLSPVTLRPFALAAVTLCWVALPAAAVTWLLGPVAVDEPEPADAAGSPDGTATDHSADAPGAGDEQPDDGTTDGGSADGGAADGAATDGAAAGEDGEPSSATDELAEDLSDAIPHAREPLASGPTRRARSEIDPSEFDGDVDASWDVDASWDVDASGDADAAGDAGTARDAAETRRTDPTSDAGRSQRVAGTSDGDGGRPD; from the coding sequence GTGTCCGTGCTCGAGTCGATCCCCCACGCCATCGCTGACGGCCCCCGCGAGCGCCGGCTCGGCCTCCGCTGGTGGTTGCTCCTCGGCGCGACCTGCACCGTCCTGCTCGCCGGCTACCTGGTGTCCGCCGGGCTCATCGCCCTGGTGATGGCCACGGCCACCGACGCCGTGTTCGACCCGGTCGTCGTGCTGCTGGCCGCGCTGCCCGGGTGGCTCGCCCTGCACCAGTCCGCGCTCACCATCACGGGCGCGCCGTTGAGCGTGCTCCCGCTGCTCCCGACCGCGGGCGTGGTGCTCATGATCGCGGCGGCCTCGGCGTGGGTGGCCCGTCGCTCCAAGCTGCGGCGACCCGACCAGGCGTGGCCGCTCATCGCGACGATGGGTCTGGGGCACGCCGGCGTCGGCGCGGCCATCGCCCTCGTGCTGGACTGGCCTTTCCGCGTCGTCCCGGTCGACGCCTTCCTCAGCTGCGGCGCGGTCGCCACCGTCGCCGCGACGGCGGGCGTGGCCAACCGGTGCGGCCTGATCTACCTGGTCTGGGAGCGGGTGGGGGCCCAGGTGTGGTCGGGACTGCGCATCGGTCTGCTCGCGCTCGCCGCCGTGGTCGCCGCGGGTGGCGCGGTGCTGCTGGTCGGGATCGGCACCTCCGCGCCGGGCATGGTCGCCGCGATGTCGCGGGCCGGTGACGAGGGCGACGCGATCGGGACCTCCCTCCTGTCGCTGCTGTACGTGCCGAACGGGGTGCTGGCCGGCTGGGCCTTCGCCGCCGGGACCGGCCTGTCGCTGGGCGAGCTGTCGGCCCAGCCCCTCGGCAGCGCGCCGAGCCGCGAACCGCTGCCCGACCTGCCGCTGCTCGCGGTCCTGCCGTCGCACGCCGGCGTCGGGTGGTCCGCCGTGGCGATGGCCTTGCCGCTCGCGGTCGGTGCGCTCGTCGGCGTCGCGTGCCGCCGGGTCTCCGGCAGCACGTCCCACCGACTGCTGGCGGTCGGGGTGGCGTCCTGCGTCGCGGCGCTGGGCACGCTGGTCCTCGCTTTCGCCGCAGGCGGTGAGCTCGGCGGCGGCCCGCTCAGCCCGGTGACGCTGCGGCCGTTCGCGCTGGCCGCGGTGACGCTGTGCTGGGTCGCCCTCCCCGCAGCGGCCGTGACCTGGCTCCTCGGACCGGTCGCGGTCGACGAGCCCGAGCCGGCGGACGCGGCCGGGAGCCCCGACGGCACGGCGACCGACCACAGCGCCGACGCCCCGGGAGCCGGGGACGAGCAGCCGGACGACGGCACCACGGACGGCGGCTCCGCGGACGGCGGCGCCGCGGACGGCGCCGCCACGGACGGCGCCGCCGCCGGGGAGGACGGCGAGCCGTCGTCGGCCACCGACGAGCTCGCCGAGGACCTCAGCGACGCGATCCCGCACGCGCGCGAGCCCCTCGCCAGCGGTCCGACCCGACGCGCCCGGTCGGAGATCGACCCCAGCGAGTTCGACGGTGATGTCGACGCGAGTTGGGATGTCGACGCGAGTTGGGACGTCGACGCGAGCGGGGACGCCGACGCGGCCGGGGACGCCGGGACCGCCCGGGACGCCGCCGAGACGCGGCGCACCGACCCGACCAGCGACGCCGGCAGGTCCCAGCGCGTGGCCGGGACGTCGGACGGCGACGGGGGCCGTCCGGACTAG
- the sucD gene encoding succinate--CoA ligase subunit alpha, giving the protein MAIFLNENSKVIVQGITGSEGTKHTARMLRAGTNIVGGVNARKAGQTVEIEGKQLTVFGTVKEAMEATGADVSVVFVPPKFAKDAVIEAIDAEIGLAVVITEGIPVHDSAYFWAHATATGNKTRIIGPNCPGIISPGKSNAGIIPADITGPGKIGLVSKSGTLTYQMMYELRDIGFSSCVGIGGDPIIGTTHIDALQAFQDDPETEAIVMIGEIGGDAEERAADYIKANITKPVVGYVAGFTAPEGKTMGHAGAIVSGSSGTAAAKKEALEAAGVKVGKTPSETAKLMREIIKG; this is encoded by the coding sequence ATGGCTATCTTCCTCAACGAGAACAGCAAGGTCATCGTCCAGGGCATCACCGGCTCTGAGGGGACCAAGCACACCGCGCGGATGCTGCGCGCGGGCACCAACATCGTGGGCGGCGTCAACGCCCGCAAGGCCGGCCAGACCGTCGAGATCGAGGGCAAGCAGCTCACGGTCTTCGGCACCGTCAAGGAGGCCATGGAGGCGACCGGCGCCGACGTGTCGGTGGTCTTCGTGCCGCCGAAGTTCGCCAAGGACGCGGTGATCGAGGCGATCGACGCCGAGATCGGCCTGGCTGTGGTCATCACCGAGGGCATCCCGGTGCACGACTCCGCCTACTTCTGGGCGCACGCCACCGCCACCGGCAACAAGACCCGCATCATCGGGCCGAACTGCCCCGGCATCATCTCGCCCGGCAAGTCCAACGCCGGCATCATCCCGGCCGACATCACCGGCCCGGGCAAGATCGGCCTGGTGTCCAAGTCGGGCACCCTGACCTACCAGATGATGTACGAGCTGCGGGACATCGGCTTCTCCAGCTGCGTCGGCATCGGCGGTGACCCGATCATCGGCACCACCCACATCGACGCGCTCCAGGCGTTTCAGGACGACCCGGAGACCGAGGCCATCGTCATGATCGGTGAGATCGGTGGCGACGCCGAGGAGCGGGCGGCCGACTACATCAAGGCCAACATCACCAAGCCGGTGGTGGGCTACGTCGCCGGGTTCACCGCGCCGGAGGGCAAGACCATGGGCCACGCGGGCGCCATCGTCTCCGGTTCGTCCGGCACCGCCGCGGCGAAGAAGGAGGCCCTGGAGGCCGCCGGCGTCAAGGTCGGCAAGACGCCGAGCGAGACCGCCAAGCTCATGCGTGAGATCATCAAGGGCTGA